In one Aeromicrobium wangtongii genomic region, the following are encoded:
- a CDS encoding acetyl-CoA C-acyltransferase, which produces MPDVLIASATRSAIGRAKKGSLVDTRPDDLVATVIRAAVADARIDPGSLDDHALGTAYPEGRQGSNLARRVVPLAGLPITVPATTVNRFCASSLQALRMGAHAIWSGEAHAYLASGVESISQVGRTTTEHDKHPALTAGGIADMYIPMGLTAERVAREHGISRADMDAFALRSHRRAIAAQDDGSTAREITPVPLPDGTLFTQDDGPRRDSSLEALHGLRPVFADDGVVTAGNACPLNDGAAAAVLVSDVMAQNQGLAARARIVATSVSGLPPEIMGVGPIEAVRKILAATGTAMGDIDAIEFNEAFASQVLASARATGMDIDNQVNLRGGSIALGHPFGMSGIRLVTTLLTTLEEIDGTLGMVTLCVGGGQGMALLLERV; this is translated from the coding sequence ATGCCGGACGTACTTATCGCGTCAGCCACAAGGTCCGCCATCGGTCGCGCGAAGAAGGGATCCTTGGTCGACACCCGTCCGGATGACCTCGTCGCCACCGTGATCCGCGCCGCTGTCGCTGATGCACGGATCGACCCGGGATCGCTGGACGACCATGCCTTGGGGACGGCTTATCCCGAGGGTCGACAGGGCAGCAACTTGGCTCGTCGAGTGGTGCCCTTGGCCGGTTTGCCGATCACGGTTCCAGCGACCACCGTGAACCGCTTCTGCGCCTCCAGCCTGCAAGCGCTGCGCATGGGCGCCCACGCGATCTGGTCGGGGGAAGCCCATGCGTACCTCGCATCCGGCGTCGAGTCCATCAGCCAGGTCGGCCGCACCACCACCGAACACGACAAGCACCCCGCGCTCACTGCAGGCGGCATCGCGGACATGTACATTCCGATGGGGCTCACTGCCGAGAGAGTCGCCCGCGAGCACGGCATCAGTCGGGCCGACATGGACGCATTCGCGCTACGCTCCCACCGCCGGGCCATCGCCGCGCAGGACGACGGCAGCACGGCCAGGGAGATCACCCCCGTACCCTTGCCCGACGGCACCTTGTTCACCCAGGACGACGGTCCTCGGCGAGACAGCTCGCTCGAAGCACTGCACGGCCTCCGTCCAGTGTTCGCCGACGACGGGGTGGTGACTGCCGGCAATGCGTGCCCACTCAACGACGGAGCCGCGGCAGCCGTGCTGGTGAGCGATGTCATGGCACAGAACCAAGGTCTTGCTGCACGCGCCAGGATTGTCGCGACCTCCGTCTCGGGCCTCCCGCCCGAGATCATGGGGGTCGGCCCGATCGAAGCAGTGCGCAAGATCCTCGCCGCCACCGGGACAGCGATGGGCGACATCGATGCCATCGAGTTCAACGAAGCCTTCGCGTCCCAGGTGCTGGCAAGCGCCCGGGCCACCGGGATGGACATCGACAACCAGGTCAACCTCCGCGGTGGCTCCATAGCGCTCGGCCACCCGTTCGGGATGAGTGGCATCCGGCTCGTGACCACCCTGCTCACGACCCTGGAGGAGATCGACGGAACGCTCGGCATGGTGACGCTGTGCGTGGGTGGCGGCCAAGGCATGGCGTTGCTTCTGGAGCGGGTCTGA
- a CDS encoding TrmB family transcriptional regulator: protein MSHPSPNAAPADVLASSLQDLGFSSYEARCYVGLLGQPSQTGYAVSKRTGVPQPKVYEALRKLVARGAAFEVDVDPVLFAAVPPKQLLDGLSSHFQERHRGAREAAERLAIDTTVAPVAAVYALDSASSSIAAGTAAIARASRRVYTSASPDEMAQLLPALEERRDAGVDVVLIDFARKPLPADGMRVFRHASTENSIYRHHQARHIAVVVDSVETVYAVAPGGDNWDGVRTRNAAVIAAVKGMIKHDIDLQQIYADFGPALVAAYGPGLQALEKYRQDDTSERTAGDSGSAVQDTSLMG from the coding sequence ATGTCCCACCCCAGTCCGAACGCCGCCCCGGCGGACGTCCTGGCCTCGTCCCTGCAGGACCTGGGATTCTCCTCCTACGAGGCGCGGTGCTACGTGGGCCTCCTGGGGCAGCCATCCCAGACTGGTTACGCGGTCTCCAAGCGCACCGGCGTCCCGCAGCCGAAGGTCTACGAGGCGCTGCGCAAGCTCGTGGCGCGAGGTGCGGCCTTCGAGGTGGATGTCGATCCAGTGCTGTTCGCAGCCGTTCCTCCCAAGCAACTGCTGGATGGCCTGTCCTCTCACTTCCAGGAACGGCACCGGGGTGCCCGCGAGGCAGCCGAACGCCTCGCCATCGATACGACGGTTGCTCCGGTCGCGGCCGTTTATGCCCTCGACAGCGCCAGCAGCTCGATCGCCGCCGGAACAGCGGCAATTGCGCGCGCCTCCCGGCGCGTGTACACGTCCGCCAGCCCCGACGAGATGGCTCAGCTGTTGCCGGCCCTGGAGGAACGCAGGGATGCCGGGGTCGACGTCGTCCTGATCGACTTTGCCCGCAAACCACTCCCCGCCGACGGGATGCGGGTGTTTCGCCACGCCAGCACCGAGAACTCGATCTACCGGCACCACCAGGCCCGGCACATCGCGGTCGTCGTCGACTCCGTCGAGACGGTCTACGCAGTTGCTCCCGGCGGAGACAACTGGGACGGCGTGCGGACCCGCAACGCGGCCGTCATCGCCGCCGTCAAGGGCATGATCAAGCACGATATCGATCTGCAACAGATATACGCCGATTTCGGCCCCGCGTTGGTCGCAGCCTATGGGCCGGGCCTGCAGGCCTTGGAGAAGTACCGTCAGGATGACACCAGCGAGAGGACCGCGGGCGATTCCGGCTCCGCCGTCCAGGACACGTCACTCATGGGCTGA
- a CDS encoding (2,3-dihydroxybenzoyl)adenylate synthase, which produces MTSSATAGGEQMELQGLVRFPAEDAARFRAAGYWEDRLLIEHYEDAFAAFADRVAIVDETERLTYAELAERAMITARNLYDLGLRPLDRVVVQLRNTAAFASFYLGLQHLGAIPIMALPSHRFGEVEQFVRLSGAVAMASPPAARDVDFSSIFRRVQAAEPGLRWHLVEGDGAEVPGAVGIETLLTREPVTTVAEVLALRDGLDAENPAVFQLSGGTTGIPKLIPRSHNDYAFNSHLAVSVCDVREGDVLLDVLPISHNLPLACPGMQGFLFAGASVSLVTSTRAEVVLARIVRDRATHMHVVPALLIKLLNHEGIRDVDLSSMRVIQSGGQRLQPETRLRAQEIFTSATVQENFGMAEGLLMFVRLDDPDEVRLETVGRPICPDDEVRLVDDDGRDVANGEVGELWTRGPYTLRGYFNAPEHNRHAFSPEGFYMSGDLMWRHPSGNYVVAGRKKDLINRGGEKISAEEIENLLLRHESVLNVAVVPYPDDVLGERMCACVVLRDGMSLTLEQAVQHLSTFELARHKLPEKLRIYPEFPLSPVGKVSKKDLVADLQA; this is translated from the coding sequence ATGACATCGTCGGCCACGGCAGGTGGAGAGCAGATGGAGCTTCAAGGACTGGTCCGATTCCCGGCCGAGGACGCCGCGCGATTTCGCGCCGCGGGCTACTGGGAGGACCGGCTGCTGATCGAGCACTACGAGGATGCTTTCGCCGCCTTTGCTGATCGAGTGGCAATTGTCGACGAGACGGAGAGGCTGACATACGCCGAGCTCGCGGAGCGCGCGATGATCACGGCGCGAAACCTGTACGACTTGGGGTTGCGTCCGCTGGATCGCGTGGTCGTGCAGCTGAGGAACACTGCGGCCTTCGCGTCGTTCTACCTCGGACTGCAGCACCTCGGGGCCATTCCGATCATGGCCCTGCCCAGCCACAGGTTCGGTGAGGTCGAGCAGTTCGTGCGGTTGTCAGGCGCGGTCGCCATGGCCTCGCCGCCTGCGGCAAGGGATGTGGACTTCTCGAGCATCTTCCGGCGGGTACAGGCCGCCGAGCCGGGGCTGCGGTGGCACCTGGTCGAGGGCGACGGGGCAGAGGTGCCGGGCGCGGTCGGCATCGAGACCTTGCTGACCCGCGAGCCCGTCACGACCGTGGCTGAAGTGCTCGCGCTCCGCGATGGCCTCGATGCCGAGAATCCTGCGGTGTTCCAGCTCTCCGGAGGCACGACCGGCATCCCCAAGCTCATCCCGCGCAGTCACAACGACTACGCCTTCAACTCGCATCTCGCGGTGTCGGTATGTGATGTGCGCGAGGGCGACGTGCTGCTGGACGTGCTGCCGATCTCGCACAACTTGCCGCTTGCGTGTCCCGGCATGCAAGGTTTTCTGTTCGCTGGCGCGAGCGTCTCGTTGGTCACCTCCACCCGTGCCGAGGTCGTGCTGGCACGAATCGTGCGTGATCGTGCCACCCACATGCACGTCGTGCCCGCCCTGTTGATCAAGTTGCTGAACCATGAGGGGATCCGCGACGTGGACCTCTCCTCGATGCGGGTCATCCAGAGCGGGGGGCAGCGGCTGCAGCCAGAGACCCGTCTGCGCGCACAGGAGATCTTCACCTCCGCAACGGTGCAGGAGAACTTCGGCATGGCCGAGGGTCTGCTGATGTTCGTGCGGCTCGACGACCCCGACGAGGTTCGTCTCGAGACCGTCGGCCGCCCGATCTGTCCCGACGACGAGGTGCGCCTGGTGGATGACGACGGTCGCGACGTCGCGAACGGCGAGGTCGGTGAGCTGTGGACCCGCGGCCCATACACGCTGCGCGGTTACTTCAACGCGCCCGAGCACAACCGCCATGCCTTCTCTCCTGAAGGCTTCTACATGAGCGGAGACCTCATGTGGCGTCACCCGTCCGGCAACTACGTGGTGGCAGGTCGGAAGAAGGACCTCATCAACCGGGGCGGGGAGAAGATCTCGGCCGAGGAGATCGAGAATCTGCTGCTTCGGCACGAATCGGTGCTCAATGTGGCCGTGGTTCCGTACCCGGACGATGTGCTCGGGGAGCGGATGTGCGCGTGCGTGGTGCTCAGGGACGGCATGTCGCTGACGCTTGAGCAGGCTGTCCAGCACCTCTCGACCTTCGAGCTGGCGCGACACAAGCTTCCGGAGAAGCTGCGAATCTACCCGGAGTTCCCGCTCTCGCCGGTGGGAAAGGTTTCGAAGAAGGATCTCGTCGCGGACCTGCAGGCCTGA
- a CDS encoding ABC transporter substrate-binding protein, translating into MKKSLAIVIAASLAALAACGSGSESSEGPSSSKPVKITVANLAVTNSAGLVLGVEKGFFTDEGLSVTIKDTPAASTVPSVVSGDAQFAFTGIPPLINARSNALPIKAVAPAAGYPEDLSTSQIRLIAQKGGDITDVTQLEGKKIAVDTLYQLPHLSIIQALKSKGVDPTKITFTEVPYPSMTEALASGKVDAADMGDPFLSQALAAGHTDLLSNGEGFDPAATQVIWIASESYIAKNPKIVKAFRRAVVKSNEYAQANPDEVRKIVPSYMEGTDKVADKILLPQYTTTIDQKVFSVYNDLLTEFKVTKKSVDGKEAVAQE; encoded by the coding sequence ATGAAGAAGTCGCTCGCCATCGTCATAGCGGCCAGCTTGGCCGCACTCGCTGCCTGCGGGTCCGGGTCGGAATCATCCGAAGGGCCGAGCTCCTCGAAGCCGGTCAAGATCACGGTTGCCAACCTGGCCGTGACGAACTCCGCAGGCCTCGTGCTGGGTGTGGAGAAGGGCTTCTTCACTGACGAGGGCCTCTCGGTGACGATCAAGGACACTCCGGCGGCGTCCACGGTGCCCTCGGTCGTGAGCGGTGACGCTCAGTTCGCCTTCACGGGCATCCCGCCGCTGATCAATGCCCGGTCGAACGCACTGCCGATCAAGGCTGTCGCGCCGGCTGCGGGCTACCCAGAGGATCTGTCGACGTCGCAGATCCGGCTGATCGCGCAAAAGGGCGGCGACATCACCGACGTCACGCAGCTGGAGGGCAAGAAGATCGCCGTCGACACGCTCTACCAGCTGCCGCACCTGAGCATCATCCAGGCGCTGAAGTCCAAGGGCGTCGACCCCACCAAGATCACGTTCACGGAGGTGCCGTACCCGTCGATGACCGAGGCGCTGGCGTCGGGCAAGGTGGACGCGGCCGACATGGGTGACCCGTTCCTGAGCCAGGCGCTGGCCGCAGGCCACACCGACCTGCTCTCGAACGGAGAGGGCTTCGACCCCGCCGCCACCCAGGTCATCTGGATCGCGTCGGAGAGCTATATCGCCAAGAATCCCAAGATCGTCAAGGCCTTCCGCCGGGCGGTGGTCAAGAGCAACGAGTATGCCCAGGCCAACCCGGACGAAGTGCGCAAGATCGTCCCCAGCTACATGGAGGGAACGGACAAGGTCGCGGACAAGATCTTGCTCCCTCAGTACACGACCACGATCGACCAGAAGGTGTTCAGCGTGTACAACGACCTGCTGACAGAGTTCAAGGTCACCAAGAAGTCGGTCGACGGCAAAGAAGCGGTCGCGCAGGAATGA
- a CDS encoding dihydrodipicolinate synthase family protein, translated as MTHQPFGRLFVTPVLPFTHDGAIDEPAFRNFLRGFLTEEYLEAGIALIANPEAGELFYLDRDERRLVLSIVMEEVAGRAPVVAGVVDVTTAGFVQCAKDAAEAGADGLFVFPPVGAQDVTSCWNADMYPEVFVDILQAIAAEVDLPMIIHPVAQMSPGYGVGLTSAVTRTILREVPNVVGWKMTYNYDGYRTITDVIRAEDRPIEVLGAVAKYFHENLLNGAMDGTSSGAWNYALEPMMAHIQAWRAGDVEQATKIWEGGLRQLQSYVFSDFGRLHVRYKAAVWLRGLIPSPEMRAPMPKPRRSEVADLVVKLRDAGLDVIDDAAIEAELDRLQAR; from the coding sequence ATGACGCACCAACCGTTCGGCCGACTCTTTGTCACTCCCGTTCTTCCCTTCACCCATGACGGCGCCATCGACGAGCCCGCCTTCCGTAACTTCCTGCGCGGATTCCTCACCGAGGAGTATCTGGAGGCGGGCATCGCCCTGATCGCGAACCCCGAGGCGGGAGAGCTGTTCTACCTCGACCGAGACGAGCGCCGTCTGGTCCTGTCGATCGTGATGGAGGAGGTCGCCGGTCGCGCCCCTGTCGTCGCCGGCGTCGTGGATGTGACCACTGCTGGGTTCGTGCAGTGCGCCAAGGATGCCGCGGAGGCGGGCGCGGACGGGCTTTTCGTCTTCCCCCCGGTGGGAGCGCAGGACGTCACGTCGTGCTGGAACGCGGACATGTATCCCGAGGTGTTCGTCGACATCCTCCAAGCCATCGCAGCCGAGGTCGACCTTCCGATGATCATCCATCCGGTCGCCCAGATGTCCCCGGGCTACGGGGTGGGACTGACTTCGGCAGTCACCCGGACGATCTTGCGTGAGGTGCCGAACGTCGTTGGCTGGAAGATGACGTACAACTACGACGGATACCGCACGATCACTGATGTGATTCGTGCCGAGGACCGGCCCATCGAGGTGTTGGGTGCGGTGGCGAAGTACTTCCACGAGAACCTGCTGAACGGCGCCATGGACGGGACGTCCTCGGGCGCATGGAACTACGCGCTCGAGCCGATGATGGCGCACATCCAGGCCTGGCGGGCCGGCGACGTCGAGCAGGCCACGAAGATTTGGGAGGGCGGCCTGCGGCAGCTGCAGTCCTATGTGTTCAGCGACTTCGGCCGGCTTCACGTCCGGTACAAGGCTGCCGTCTGGCTGAGGGGACTTATCCCCAGCCCCGAGATGCGTGCGCCAATGCCCAAGCCGCGTCGTTCCGAGGTCGCGGACCTGGTGGTCAAGCTGCGCGATGCAGGCCTCGACGTCATCGACGACGCTGCCATCGAGGCCGAGCTGGATCGTCTGCAGGCTCGCTGA
- a CDS encoding ABC transporter ATP-binding protein, with translation MTESSLASTATPDRDVPPLLSVSGVRKTYAGTGGGASTVAIDDLTFTVDKGEFVVIVGPSGCGKTTLLRCLSGLLAPTSGTVEFDGRTVAGVQAGLGVVFQEYTRSLMPWLSVRANVELGLHRLPKAERREQAERSLRHVGLVEFGDRYPWQLSGGMQQRVAIARAISADPRLLMMDEPFASVDAQTRTSLESMVLDLWVEAGWTGLLVTHDIDEAIFMADRVLVLSQRPSRVIEAIDIVLDRPRDQLETRASPEFQEYRRRITALIGQH, from the coding sequence ATGACTGAAAGCTCACTGGCGTCCACCGCCACACCCGATCGGGACGTGCCACCCCTTCTCTCGGTGTCCGGGGTGCGCAAGACCTACGCGGGGACAGGCGGGGGCGCGTCGACGGTCGCCATCGACGATCTCACGTTCACCGTCGACAAGGGAGAATTCGTCGTGATCGTGGGACCGTCGGGCTGTGGCAAGACGACGCTGCTGCGGTGCCTGTCCGGCCTGCTGGCTCCGACCTCGGGAACTGTGGAGTTCGACGGTCGCACCGTCGCTGGTGTGCAAGCCGGACTCGGCGTCGTGTTCCAGGAGTACACCCGCAGCCTGATGCCATGGCTGTCGGTGCGTGCCAACGTGGAGCTCGGGCTTCACCGTCTTCCCAAGGCGGAGCGCCGTGAGCAGGCGGAGCGCTCCTTGCGCCATGTGGGGCTGGTGGAGTTCGGCGACCGGTACCCCTGGCAGCTGTCCGGTGGCATGCAGCAGCGGGTGGCAATCGCTCGCGCCATCAGCGCCGACCCACGTCTGCTGATGATGGACGAACCCTTCGCCTCGGTCGATGCCCAGACGCGCACCTCCCTCGAGTCGATGGTGCTCGACCTGTGGGTCGAGGCCGGATGGACGGGCCTTCTCGTCACGCACGACATCGACGAGGCGATCTTCATGGCCGATCGCGTTCTGGTGCTCTCGCAGCGGCCCAGCCGTGTCATCGAGGCCATCGACATCGTGCTGGACCGCCCTCGCGACCAGCTCGAGACCCGGGCAAGCCCCGAGTTCCAGGAGTACCGCCGCCGTATCACCGCTCTGATCGGTCAGCACTGA
- a CDS encoding ABC transporter permease, whose protein sequence is MTTAPLAPGRRGLRLQLRFPRRLALGATTLAVLLALWELVGVRQLVPFVVPFTDALSGAWSLVTSERLKTDVLPSAGRALAGFLLGGSVGYVIGTLLGVLPTLERWTRPALEFARATPVPILIPVLFAAFGASSTTRIGLIALAAAWPVLLNATDGARAVDVRLLDAARVAGYGPVMRLRRVTVPAALPQVFAGLRIALGLSLVMMVVSEMVSADSGLGQFVLQSQRSFALLDMYSGVLVLATLGGLFTAAFNLVERRALRWYHGQKGMAHD, encoded by the coding sequence ATGACCACCGCACCCTTGGCGCCGGGACGCCGCGGCCTTCGACTCCAGCTCCGGTTCCCCCGACGGCTGGCCCTGGGGGCGACGACGTTGGCCGTGCTGCTGGCACTGTGGGAGCTCGTGGGCGTACGGCAGCTCGTTCCCTTCGTGGTGCCGTTCACAGATGCACTCTCCGGGGCCTGGTCGCTCGTCACGAGTGAGCGGCTGAAGACCGATGTCCTTCCATCGGCAGGACGCGCGCTCGCCGGTTTCCTGCTGGGCGGCAGCGTCGGCTACGTGATCGGCACTCTGCTCGGTGTGCTGCCAACTCTTGAGCGCTGGACCCGTCCGGCGCTGGAGTTCGCCCGTGCGACACCGGTGCCGATCCTGATTCCGGTGCTGTTCGCGGCGTTCGGTGCCAGCAGCACCACTCGGATCGGTCTCATCGCACTGGCCGCCGCATGGCCCGTGCTGCTGAACGCCACGGACGGCGCTCGTGCCGTCGACGTCCGGCTGCTCGATGCGGCGAGGGTGGCCGGTTATGGCCCGGTGATGCGCCTGCGGCGGGTGACGGTTCCTGCCGCCCTGCCCCAGGTCTTCGCCGGACTGCGGATCGCGCTGGGGCTGTCGCTCGTGATGATGGTCGTCAGCGAGATGGTGTCGGCTGACTCCGGCCTGGGGCAGTTCGTGCTCCAGTCGCAACGATCCTTCGCGCTGCTCGACATGTACTCGGGCGTCTTGGTCCTCGCCACGCTCGGCGGTCTCTTTACCGCCGCCTTCAACCTCGTGGAGCGCCGCGCACTCCGCTGGTACCACGGACAGAAAGGCATGGCCCATGACTGA
- a CDS encoding ABC transporter permease produces the protein MGRLVITVLVIGVLWNGLRILGVLPTDQVPAAGTVVRTTVSLLGDGTLVDPLGETVRAFLAGLAASVVIGVPLGFLVGRLQLADDALGLTLDLLRPIPAVALVPVAVVVLGLGLTMQVALIAFASIWPIVYNTRYGARNIDPLLVDASRLVGLSRTAMAWRVLLPAALPSIMTGVRLAAAVAVVLTIVTELVASGTGLGYFVSTTQQAGDNDSAFAGVLLAALLGTVVNALVRLMEQRLTSWHTHRQALT, from the coding sequence GTGGGACGGCTGGTCATCACGGTGCTGGTGATCGGCGTTCTGTGGAACGGTCTGCGGATCCTGGGCGTCCTGCCGACAGACCAGGTCCCGGCGGCCGGCACAGTGGTGCGAACCACCGTTTCTCTTCTTGGCGACGGCACTCTCGTGGATCCCCTGGGGGAGACCGTGCGCGCCTTCCTGGCCGGCCTGGCCGCGTCTGTCGTCATCGGTGTTCCGCTGGGCTTTCTGGTTGGTCGACTGCAGCTGGCCGACGACGCGCTCGGCCTGACCCTCGACCTGCTGAGGCCGATTCCGGCAGTCGCGCTCGTGCCGGTGGCAGTTGTCGTGCTCGGCCTCGGCCTCACGATGCAGGTGGCCCTCATCGCCTTCGCCTCGATCTGGCCGATCGTCTACAACACCCGTTACGGCGCCCGTAACATCGATCCTCTGCTGGTCGACGCGTCGCGGCTGGTGGGGTTGTCCCGTACGGCGATGGCGTGGCGCGTTCTCCTGCCGGCGGCGCTCCCCTCGATCATGACCGGTGTGCGGCTGGCGGCGGCGGTGGCCGTGGTGCTGACGATCGTCACCGAGCTGGTCGCGTCAGGCACAGGACTCGGCTACTTCGTCAGCACGACACAGCAGGCCGGCGACAACGACTCGGCATTCGCCGGGGTGCTGCTCGCGGCATTGCTCGGCACGGTCGTCAATGCGCTCGTTCGCCTGATGGAGCAGCGCCTCACCTCGTGGCACACCCACCGACAGGCGCTCACATGA